One genomic segment of Fischerella sp. PCC 9605 includes these proteins:
- the petM gene encoding cytochrome b6-f complex subunit PetM: protein MGGEMFNAAILSFSLIFVGWGLGALLLKIQGAEEE from the coding sequence ATGGGTGGCGAAATGTTCAATGCAGCGATATTATCCTTCAGCTTAATATTTGTAGGCTGGGGCTTAGGCGCTTTATTACTGAAAATTCAGGGCGCAGAAGAAGAGTAA
- the pdxA gene encoding 4-hydroxythreonine-4-phosphate dehydrogenase PdxA gives MSLLNKKNDTLPLSHRPRLALTLGDPAGIGPEVILKALADPELSKNFDVTVVGSQELLLQNYTRVLVNGNLVPLANPENLSILDVPLEEQIKSEIVIGTGNAASGAASFAYIECAIARTQQGEFDAIVTAPIAKSAWKAAGYDYPGQTELLAQKSGTDRFGMLFVARSPHTDWTLRSLLATTHIPLCQVPQVLTPELLTKKLDLLVECLEQDFGIENGKIAIAGLNPHSGEQGQLGREEQDWLIPWLNQERQKRPNWQLDGPIPPDTMWVKPGQAWYGGIDPAKAADAYLALYHDQGLIPVKLMAFDRAVNTSIGLPFIRTSPDHGTAFDIAGKGIADATSMKAAIKLAAELASVRLRRSGEVG, from the coding sequence ATGTCTTTATTAAATAAAAAAAATGATACTTTGCCACTGTCGCATCGTCCTCGCCTAGCATTGACGTTGGGAGATCCCGCTGGAATAGGGCCAGAAGTGATTTTAAAAGCTTTGGCAGACCCGGAGTTGAGTAAAAATTTTGATGTAACTGTTGTAGGTAGCCAGGAATTACTATTACAAAATTATACTAGAGTTCTCGTAAATGGAAATTTAGTACCTTTGGCAAATCCAGAAAACTTGTCAATTCTTGACGTGCCACTAGAAGAACAAATTAAAAGTGAAATTGTCATTGGAACGGGTAATGCAGCTAGTGGCGCAGCTAGTTTTGCTTATATCGAATGTGCGATCGCCCGAACTCAACAAGGAGAATTTGATGCCATAGTTACCGCCCCGATCGCTAAATCTGCTTGGAAGGCAGCGGGGTATGACTATCCAGGGCAAACAGAACTTTTAGCTCAAAAGTCAGGTACAGATAGATTTGGCATGTTATTCGTAGCGCGATCGCCCCATACTGACTGGACGCTGCGAAGTTTATTAGCCACTACGCATATTCCTTTGTGTCAAGTACCGCAGGTGTTAACACCAGAATTGTTGACGAAAAAACTTGATTTATTGGTGGAGTGTTTAGAGCAAGATTTTGGTATTGAGAATGGAAAAATTGCGATCGCGGGTTTAAATCCCCACAGTGGCGAACAGGGACAACTCGGACGTGAAGAACAAGATTGGTTAATTCCCTGGCTAAATCAAGAACGTCAAAAACGCCCGAATTGGCAGCTAGATGGCCCCATTCCGCCAGATACAATGTGGGTCAAGCCTGGTCAAGCTTGGTATGGTGGAATTGATCCTGCCAAAGCTGCTGATGCTTACCTCGCACTCTACCACGACCAAGGTTTAATTCCAGTCAAGCTAATGGCATTTGATAGAGCAGTAAATACTTCTATCGGTCTTCCCTTCATTCGTACCTCACCAGATCACGGTACAGCATTTGATATTGCTGGTAAAGGAATAGCTGATGCAACGAGTATGAAAGCAGCAATCAAATTAGCAGCAGAGTTGGCAAGCGTGAGACTGCGAAGAAGTGGGGAGGTGGGGTGA